A genomic segment from Bubalus bubalis isolate 160015118507 breed Murrah chromosome 5, NDDB_SH_1, whole genome shotgun sequence encodes:
- the LOC102408941 gene encoding LOW QUALITY PROTEIN: upstream-binding factor 1-like protein 1 (The sequence of the model RefSeq protein was modified relative to this genomic sequence to represent the inferred CDS: deleted 2 bases in 1 codon), which translates to MTFRTRAARLDLRHFAGLTRGKGSDRRDISKQSVLLSCIPKESGFLFLSPQIHRIPHTAGLQKELTCSILRVQTVEIPLRCLICWDHTFHKNLENVLPKSQDDWSRENIVQLLVCTKKKNLSSDKHMFKITQSVMDWEKIACKEFSGEMYKLKWLEISHNVRKLHTLTELVLEAKENVHNPSKSRKHKKHPDLPKNPLTAYLHFFKEMRPQYLQKHPKMSNQELTKALSEAYRKLPEQLKLKYSQDFQKEKQEFQEKMALFREEHPDLVQNSKKTDVPKGSQSKVPNKFQENVHTVKSPPENNLLMKCKFQGEPKKPPMNGYHRFHQDLWSSRELKLVPPRERMVEISRCWQRVPQDQKELYKKQAEGLQTQYKVDLDLWLRTLSPEEYAAYREVTSAKPKNMSVTGGPNPKTSRMGLQSPSSRNLQGRLREDLGLQAPELA; encoded by the exons GGTAAAGGGAGTGATAGAAGGGACATATCTAAGCAGAGTGTGCTTCTCTCATGTATCCCAAAGGAGAGtggctttctgtttctttctccacagATACATAGAATCCCACACACTGCTGGACTTCAGAAAGAACTCACCTGCTCAATCTTGAGAGTGCAGACGGTGGAAATACCGCTGAGGTGTCTGATCTGCTGGGACCATACATTTCACAAAAACCTAGAAAACGTGCTGCCTAAAAGCCAAGATGACTGGTCCAGAGAAAACATTGTTCAATTACTGgtatgtaca aaaaaaaaaaatctatccagCGACAAGCACATGTTCAAAATAACTCAGTCAGTGATGGACTGGGAAAAAATAGCTTGTAAAGAATTTTCTGGGGAAATGTACAAACTCAAATGGTTAGAGATTTCCCATAATGTTAGAAAGCTTCATACTTTGACAGAATTAGTCCTGGAAGCTAAGGAAAATGTTCACAATCCTTCCAAAAGCAGAAAACACAAGAAACATCCTGATTTACCCAAGAACCCCTTGACAGCTTACCTCcacttttttaaagagatgagacCTCAGTACCTCCAAAAACACCCCAAGATGAGCAACCAGGAGCTGACCAAGGCTCTGTCTGAGGCATACAGGAAGCTGCCAGAACAGCTCAAGCTGAAATATAGTCAagatttccagaaagaaaagcaggagtTTCAGGAGAAAATGGCTCTATTTAGAGAAGAGCACCCTGATCTAGTCCAGAACTCCAAGAAAACTGATGTCCCCAAAGGAAGTCAAAGCAAAGTGCCAAATAAGTTTCAGGAAAATGTGCACACAGTGAAGTCTCCCCCAGAAAACAATTTACTCATGAAGTGTAAATTCCAAGGAGAGCCCAAGAAGCCCCCAATGAATGGCTATCACAGGTTCCACCAGGATCTCTGGTCCAGCAGGGAGCTGAAACTGGTGCCCCCGAGGGAGCGCATGGTGGAGATCAGTAGATGCTGGCAGCGGGTCCCCCAGGACCAGAAGGAGCTTTATAAGAAGCAGGCGGAGGGGCTTCAGACACAGTACAAGGTGGACCTTGATCTCTGGCTCAGGACTCTGTCTCCTGAAGAATATGCTGCTTACAGAGAGGTGACCTCTGCTAAGCCTAAGAACATGAGTGTGACGGGGGGCCCAAACCCCAAGACTAGCAGGATGGGTCTGCAGTCCCCATCATCAAGGAATCTGCAAGGAAGACTTAGAGAGGACCTGGGGCTTCAGGCTCCAGAGTTAGCataa